CCATAGGGAAATATGCAATATTGTTGAAAAAAGATGACCACCCAGAATGTCCAAATTTGGTGCATCACTATTGGTGCAAACTAGTAAtattacttttaaataaattagagtgtcaaaattattattgatgtttcactgacctttaCCAGGGAGTTTAGAGCCTCTGTTGCCACTACTCTGGGGTCAGCAgtgcagaaagtgcactatgtaacttttgaatgAGGGTAGGAAGTCACCGCCCTCCATCCACCATCCCTTGATTTCAGGTCAGTGTAAAAGTGTATTACATTCTGCAAATGTACGGggagcccagaagcaaaaaataccaaatttgttttcaaaaatgAACGTCAttattgcttttatatttttgtactgAACAGGTACTTTATTATGCTAATATGTGTTTTTAGATCTGATGTTGCTAGTGTAttcacaccactgacaaaatACCAAAGAAAAGTAGAAATTTGTAAATGGAACTAAGCCAAAATGGGTCCCAGTTGGCGGAAGTATGCTGAAATGTCTAGCAGTGTTAAGTGCATGCAAAGCACTCACTCATTTCTCTGTAGCTGAAGAACCAATTCTGCTCCTTCTGCAGTGATCTTGACTTCTGCTTCTGATGGGTACTGAGGCTGGACATAAAATTTCAGTATTACTGGAAAGAGCAGAAGTATTAGCAGTTGAAGGGCATTCAcacctcgttatctgtgtcagtgaCGATGAGCTATGTGCCACTGCTGTGGCAGCAAGTCAATTCTAACTGTTTGTCTGGCTTCtagtttctgtaaaaataaaacagacggTTCTTGTAGAGTTCTTTGTTTAAAGAGAAAGTTCTATTTAAAACCAtgtgttctatatagaactgAAATGGTTCTTACCCTGATGGAATGTTCTTCAGATTCATGAAAAAGTATTATTATGGTTCTATGTAGCACCTTTTTTGAAAACGGTTGTGACTAGCACTAAAAAAGGTTCTATTTCAACAAAAGTCTGGCTTGTTACAACAGAAAAAAGCTAAAACATAAAAGCAAAGTATGTAATATCAAGCAAACAGaaattataaacaaaaataataaagataaatgaaaataaaattaaataaatatacaacacaCTCCACATGAATCTGAGGAACTATTCCACCATGGAgctggttctatacagaacttGTGGTTCTAAGTGGAACCATCACCTATACTAAAAAATAGCATAATagactgtttattattatttgaagcttattatttcaaatcattgtgttgatattttacatttttttatcatttcataTTAAGGGAGATCCTGTCTCTATGTTAGTCTGTGCACTTTTGTAAAGGACTTGTATAATGGAATATAgcagtgaggatctgattgtactcagctaaaagaaaaaaaaaacatcactctAACTCATATCAGAGATGTTGAACTGATCTCTATCACAGCAGATAATATAGTCCCACTGTGCCACAGTTCAGTGCAGAGGGCTTTATATGCCTGTTGTCTCCTGTTTGCACTGGGCATGTGACATATTAAGCTCATGTGTTTGGCTGCTAGGtggcagggtggtgcagcaggtagtgtcgcagtcacacagctccagcaacctggaggttgtggcatcgagtcctgctccgggtgactgtctgtgaggagtgtggtgtgttctccctgtgtctgcgtgggtttcctccgggtgactgtctgtgaggagtgtggtgtgttctccctgtgtctgcgtgggtttcctccgggtgactgtctgtgagaagcgtggtgtgttctctctgtgtctgtgtgggtttcctccgggtgctccggtttcctcccacagtccaaaaacacacgttggtaggtggattggtccaaacagaacacaaaagtgtcagtagatgtgagtgtgtgtattgccctgtgaaggactgggagtattcccagggtgtattcctgccttgcacccaatgattccaggtaggctctgaacccatcgcgaccctgaactggataagttcttacagataatgaatgaatgtgtggctGCTGCTCCAGAGTTTCTCATTCTATCTGGAATAGCTCTAAAGACAATGAGCGGAAAGTTGGATTTGTGTAGGCATTTAGCGATGAATCATTAATTGGGAGAGTATACAAACATTATTTGTATGTAACCTTGTAAATTGAGGCTTTGTATAGTTGTGTTGTGACTGGATCTGTAGGCACCTGTTTACCTTTGTGTACATCTGAGATCTTTTGTGTCTTGCTGGAGTCAGCCACTGGGGGGAAGTGAGCTCATAGCGGTCCACAGCGCTAAGGACGCTCCACGAGTCTGGATTCACGGAGAACAACACGCACATCAGCTTAGCTTTTAATGAGAGTGATGGCTACCATAATAAAACACGTAAGTAGCATATAGTTGCGCGTTCTCTATTGATACGTAAGTCACTACCCACACTGCattcaaattataaataatagcACGCGCTTACCTGTGTTCTCGCTGGATGTAGTGCtttggagaaggaggagaaagcAGAGGAGAAAATGCAAGATGCTGTAGTGGACAGCGCGCAGGTCAGCACAGACTTCTTCCATCGTATTTGTCCACGCGCGCGCTCATAGCACACACTCTACCGAGGAGcatccaaacacacatacacacacacgcgcacacacacacacacacacacacacacacacacacactcgcacacacatacacacagacaatgGCTCACGCGCAGCGCTCTACACTGGGAACCGCTCTGTGGTTGTGCAGACAACAGCAGCACGAGCACGGCAGATTCTACCCGGTTTTACGTCACGACCACCACGCCCCCATCCACTGGGCCTCCGCACGCACACGCGCAAGTATCATATATTAGTATCTCAACACACTGACCTACATTTACTACATACACACTGTACGCTGTACTACATCCAAAAGTCGATCAGGAGCCTTTCAAGTGTTCACAGATATCTACAGGAATGTTTTaacacacctccaaagttcagtctgagACGTTGGTTAAATCTTCTCTTTCTTATGAGCAGAGGAATATTTTCTTCTATTTCGTCTGCTTTCTCTTCGCAGTAACAGGTTCTCCACTGGGTTTTCTCTCCTGAGAGCAAACATTATTGCAAATGCTCTAataatacaaagaaaatatcCTTATCTGTGGCAGTTACAAGactgtgaaaacaaacaaaaaagaatctGACCAATCAATTAATGTTGAATGACTGACTAAAgaataactgttttttttaaatcagtttaacatacatttacaaaacatacattttgtattgcattttgtacattttgcattagtacagttttatatttttttcgcATGTCATATTTTGTCttgctgtcttttttttttttctatttaggcCTGATATCAACACCAACTATTTTGGACTTGAATATGTTTGATTGTCATTTTTGCATCTTATTTTGCTCCCCCTAATATTTAGTGCTGTATAATttttctcacagatcagtttagTATTTAGTATTAGTATTAAGATTTCCACTAAGAAATACTAATAATACACTGATTGTTATaacaaaacactttaaattCATTATTATGGTTAACACACACTTTTAATGATGATAAATAGCTTCAGCTTTATTTAATCACTAAAATCTGAAATGAGATCAAATGAAACATTATGCCCTGTTGCAGTTATTCTCCTTGTGGCGGGGAACAGGTGTGATTCTCTACCCTTGGTGGGGTTTGTCCTTCTTTCTCTCAGTGATAAATGCTGACTCAGAAACGGATATCAGCTACTTCCTCCGAATAGGAAGGTCAGTATGCTGCTAAGAGTGGACGTTGTGAGGAAGACTGAGTCGTGGTGTTAGGGATGAACTCACCGCTGCAAGGAAGCTGCAATCTGACATTTGGCCATTAAGGTCCCACTGGCTCATTTTATATGTGAATGTCATTTATTCCATTTTCTAACACTCACAGACTGGATTAGTAATGTATCTGAAAGAGATGGAAAAATACTGGCTGTTTGAAACAAATTGGCAAAAATATTCTCTAGACCATACCTTGAAAATCCACATCCTTTAAACCTAAAATAACATTGCATCAATTGTGTAAGACGGTAAAGACTGCAGCTTAAacaataatacattcattcattcatggcctgtaaccgcttttccagttcagggtcagtgtgtctgaagcctacccggaatcattgggcgcaaggcaggaacacaccctggagagggcaatAAATAGAtccaaataattattttttcagaGATTTAAAGAGCTGTGCATATGTTGTGCAGTATCATTAGAAAAGCACTTCCATAAATAGCAATTAGATTCTCACATGAGCCTGTGGGTATAAGGCCCTGAGAACTTACAAGTGAAGAATTAGACCTGATCTCTATGAATTGATTGAACTTTAATATAGTATCTTTGGGAAGAGCTAGAGTTGTGTTtaggatccagaactaatcctcctgACCTCattatatttatgttaaatCAGTCTCTATGAATTATGTGCTTGAATTTGCTTGAACCAACAAAAGAGGTGTGGGACAATCTACTGACCAACTATTTATGAATACacaatttcagaagaaacatcaGGAAAATGTGCCTACAAACTTTATCATATAGGTTACATTTTCAGTGGACATTCAGAATGCTGTAGTGTAGCAGGAGCAACAATAAGGACCAAATCCTGCAAACATTAGgaataaaacacacagcttTTTATGGTAGTCTCTAAGTAAAtttgagagacacagagaaatcaGTTAATGTTGATTAAATTGATAAAACGAGACAAAAAGTTCCAAAAGATAGAGCCTCCTTGATGCTGCCACCTACTGGAGCAGAGCTGGGTTCACAGGAcaagctgtaaatgtaaatgtttatgtaaCAGAGGGAGATCAAATGAACACTTCCGTGCTGCAACCAGTGGAAAGTCCCTAATGATTTTAAGGACACGAAGTTTGCAAGTAAATTAAACATCTAGGTGTCAATATAAAGACACTGGCATTATTTAGAGAGCAGGTATTGTTATTAAATGCCCTTCCTGTGTattacagtaccagtcaaaagtttggacacatctcattagtcattggtggaacaGGGCTGTCATGTATCTAAAACAGTCAAAATTCATTTTATTGGCTCCCAATTTACCTCTTGTTATAGTTTAGAATAAAAGACAAGTTTGAAAACACATAAAATGAAGAGCAGATACAgaacttatttttattatcagcATTTAATCATCATGTCAAGTACATTATCATTCATATGCATCCATTCATTTTTGAGAAAATGTGCTTTGGTATTCAACAGAATTCTTACTTTTTGAACAATGTAATTTGAAGTTCTTTCCAAACGCTTATGAAATTTATGTTAAATAACACGATCATTTAGTAAAATATACTGCAAGTGGAAAGAAGACTATAGAATCCAGCTGCCATGCCTTATGAAGGCTTTTTGCGTTGATTAAACAGAATGCTTTAGAAGTGTGTAATTCATgctcaaaacactgaaaaatatagcTGCAAAAATATTGGAATTGGAGCTTTGTGGTATAAAAAGGGCAGACATAccccaaaacaaaaaacagtccCTGAGGTTTCCAGAGGAAAAAGTCCTAGTGTTGTCACAGTTTTGCAGATCGGTTTCAAGTCCATTATATATTGTAAAGTTCCTGCATATTTCAACATTCCATTGtggtacagacagtgtaacGGATAACATTATTTGTAAACTCATTCTGTGGTTTGggatttaaaaggaaaaaaagaaaagaaagaaaatgcacTATCAAGACATcttgagctgttttttttttttagattttcagGATAAGCTATGCTGaaactgtatttaaaatgtCCATGTCTCTAGTGCAGAGCTCTAGAGGGTTGTGACCCTACTTAAAAGTGGATAAATACCCTGAAAACATGAGGTAGTTGAAAAAGTAACATCTAAGCACAGCTTGTTGGAATGgaacaaaaagtaaaacattAGTTTCATATCTGAACATCCAAAAATATGAAGGTATCAACATTATCCCAAATCATTttacactgaacaaaaaaaaaaaaataataataataataataaaaactgtgTTCTCACTGACCCCTTGACAGGAAAAACCAAAAGATTATGAACTAAACTGTTCATGCAATAACCACCAAAACCCTGGAATCAGTGAGCAACCAAGCAATTTCTTAAAGATAttcaaacaaatatttacaataattCACCATTCAACAGTCATTTTGGTCTCATAACAATAGATGTATAagtgtaatttgtttttttttttatgcaaagTGGTAAATTGAAAATCatcaaatattatatatctgaAATAAGCCAATGGTGGAGGCATGGGGAAAGGGAAAGATTGGTGGGCTAACAAAGATTTAGAACTTTGAACAAACACATAAATTAGACTTACACTTAAATACGTATAATGTAAGAATATAGATTTGGTTATAGTAATACAGTATTTCATTATCTTTCAACATTCATTATTTCTTTGGAACTATACATCAAACATGCCTAAATGCTCCTTGAAACTCATTAGGTAATAATGCTTGTTCCACTAATTCTTATCAGATTACAATCCTTGTTCATCAGAAACATTGGTTTTCAAGCTCTACCCCTTGTTGTGACATAGGCAGTGTACTTTCATTTACTGAGTCAattactatatatatttatatattttttgattcATATCAGTTACTGAGGTATTGGAGCAATCAAAAACAGAACAATCATGTTTCGTATTGTGAACATAATCTCAAAAGGCTAGCATTTGGGAGTTTGGGAAAAATCAAAGCTGAGGTAGCAATGTTTGCAAGCGTATTCAAGTAAACAAGAGGTTTTCGTTTTCTCCAGATAAAGCGCATTCGTCTACAACGTTCTGCATTTTTAACCGTAAAAGACTCAAAAACATTCACTCTTTCAAAGTAACTGGTACCACAAGGAACATTCTGTAGTTAATATTCAGAGAAGAGAACTTATGTTTTTTAAGAGAACTGTAACTAAATGAGGTAATGATACTTTATTAGACCTGTGAGAGGCTTGAACCGTCTGTTCTATATTCACATGAAGTAAAAGCTATATCCTCTCAAGCCTAGCCTAAGTTGGCGAGGTATGCATTCGCATGTGGCTAATGAGGTTTCTTTGTTGTGTAAACTTGCCCCCACAGATTTGACACTCGTAGGGCTTCTCTCCTGAATGAACTCGCATGTGCTCAGTCAGGCGGTACTGGCGGGTGAAGCGCATGCCACACTCTTCGCAGGCGAAAGGCTTTAGGCCCAGGTGGCTGCGCATGTGGCGTGTCATGGTGCCACGCTGAGTGAACATCTTACCACAGATGTTGCAAGGAAATGGCCGTAAGGCATCCAGATCTTTATGTGGCTTCAGAGGGCTTTTGTCTGGGTTGCCTGTGGCTTCTTGTGGCACTGCAGCAGCAGGATCTTCATCACCATCTTCTTCCTCCTTGATGCCATCCATTTCTACATCTATATGTGTTTCCACATGGGAGTTGAGGCTTTCTGAGGATGGGAAACCCTTCCCGCAAGGAATACAGACATAAGGGTTGTCCCCTCGAGGGTTTTTGAGGTAGGACTCTTGCCGATAAACAAAGTTAGGGCTGGTATCATTGGATCCTTTATTCTCTTGCTGGTCTTGGTCATTATCTTCACATTGGTGCTCTCCATCTCCAGGCCATTCTGATTTGAGAATAACATTTTGGCTTATGTGACATCCACTTTTGATAACTGGGAAATAACCGTTGACATTGCCTTTCCTTCTGGAGCGCTCCCTAGGAGGGGTTCTTCTCCATTCTTGAGCACTATCAAAGGAAACCAGGCCACTGGCCTTCTCTGGAGACTTCTTCCCTTCACCTGAAGGGAGGCTGTGAGCAGTTGTCCTGGAAACAGTGGACCGAGAGTAACCCTGCACACGGCCGACCTCTTTGCTCAGGGAAACCACAGCACAAAACGAAGAACTCTTTTTGGTCAAATCCAGTCCAAAGCCTGGCTTGTTATTGGATATGCATTTAGTCTCACCATTGTTTCTCTTCTTTGGAGGGACCATGCTTATATATTGCTCAACATCAGATGAAGTTTCTTCAGCTTCCTGCTTGAGCAAGGTTTTTGAGGTGGGTGAAAAAGACTGACTTTGCAATTTCAAGGAGCCTTTTCCACTGGCTAGCACACCAGGTTCAAGCTTGCTGGAACACAGACCTGCGAGGTCATGAAGCTGGAGGTAGTTAGCTACTGCATGAAGGGAGCTCAAATTCTGTACTCTCTCAGTCCCCTGACCCTCATCAGACAACTTGCCAGTATAAATGAAGTCCAGAATCTTTTGGAAAACGTCTGGATCCACCAGCTCAGAGTCGAGGTGGATGAGGTTGTCATGAAGGACGAGAGACTTGAAGTAGCTGCTGGTGGCAGCAAGGACACTCTTATGTGCTCTGAAGAGAGTGTTTTCCACCATAATGACAACGTCGCATAAGAAGCCTTTGGAGCGTTGCTGGTTGAGCTGCAGAAGCAGTTGAGTGGCATAATTTGAGAGCTCCATCTCCTGCCCTTGATGTTTTTCATTGAGGTGACtgcataaaacaaaaaaaggaaaaagcagAATTATTTTCTAATACTagaaaaatgctgtaaatactTTTAATACTGTAAAATGCTGTAACTGAATTCAATGGTGCTCTAGCTacaatatcatttaaaaaataaatatttgttttaattattaaaaattctgACTTTTGAGCATATAATTAATAAGAAACAAGGACTGAGACCACACCCCGAACCGAGA
This region of Hoplias malabaricus isolate fHopMal1 chromosome 17, fHopMal1.hap1, whole genome shotgun sequence genomic DNA includes:
- the hic1l gene encoding hypermethylated in cancer 1 like, with the protein product MTTPERGPLPLLESHLNEKHQGQEMELSNYATQLLLQLNQQRSKGFLCDVVIMVENTLFRAHKSVLAATSSYFKSLVLHDNLIHLDSELVDPDVFQKILDFIYTGKLSDEGQGTERVQNLSSLHAVANYLQLHDLAGLCSSKLEPGVLASGKGSLKLQSQSFSPTSKTLLKQEAEETSSDVEQYISMVPPKKRNNGETKCISNNKPGFGLDLTKKSSSFCAVVSLSKEVGRVQGYSRSTVSRTTAHSLPSGEGKKSPEKASGLVSFDSAQEWRRTPPRERSRRKGNVNGYFPVIKSGCHISQNVILKSEWPGDGEHQCEDNDQDQQENKGSNDTSPNFVYRQESYLKNPRGDNPYVCIPCGKGFPSSESLNSHVETHIDVEMDGIKEEEDGDEDPAAAVPQEATGNPDKSPLKPHKDLDALRPFPCNICGKMFTQRGTMTRHMRSHLGLKPFACEECGMRFTRQYRLTEHMRVHSGEKPYECQICGGKFTQQRNLISHMRMHTSPT